The stretch of DNA tacatcacttgactcatcacaggcaattgaATATGCTTGCGCTCATCAATTTGCCTACTGgcgatgtttgttgccattctattggtcctgtccttgactgtctttgcagggaggggcatttctttcattttcagaataatttcttgtttatttttttaatttggagaatagatgctgtgatatttttatgagtGTTGTCTATCAGTGAATGACTTCCTCCTCCTTACGCTCTCCAGTGCAGTCACAACGCTAGCAGCTGTACTTGTCTTGTTGACTTCGGAGcattcatccacttcttgaaattatgtttgctctgctcaaccttccgtaTTTGTTCTGCACCACCTGCAGTCGGATACTGTTCAGAAAAaactgagtgcttgttttgaaaatgtctttcaacgttacattttctgttgtttgctattttctcgccacatatcaagcacacgggtGGGTAAGCCAGCGTTATGGGCAATGAAGGCAAAGAaatatgtccattcagaatgaaactattggtttggtttggcttaattttatttgaacatgcatgcaggttacaatggaatagaTCTCAcgaatcatttcatttttcattttcttccagTTTCTCTTTTAAGGGACTTATTCCtggttatggatagcttaccGCAGGGGTACACACTCAAGatttttgtatcttttttttgtatttcactgACTGAACATAATGCCTCCCTCTCCCCTTCTGTTGCTCATACAATCAGCAGTCAGTgcgcagtgtagatgcattcattCTTGCAGTAAGTCAGAAATTTCATACACGTTTTGAAAACGCACATTTCCTCCgctttggtgttaaaaaaatcacagagctctgcgtgggagccgcaacaaggaggctgaagagtcgCTTGTGGGTCTGGAGCCGCGGGTTGCTGACCACTGGTTTAGTTATTGTtagtaaggcaaggcaagtttatttatagagcgccattcgtacacaaggtcattcaaagtgctttacagaaaggaagggtaaaatcacttcataacatcattccataaaaacataaaatcattctaaaaccattacataaaattccataaatcattccataatataaaaacaaaataaaaaataagagtgccgataaaatactttgagtTGTCAAATGCACACTACTTTCTTTCAGGTGGGTGCGTCTTTGTACTTTGACATCTTGAAGTATGATAGAGACACCCGAACTGCTCTTCTGCGAGTGTGCAGCAGGTAAGGATGCAAAATTGGAAATAAAGAAATTCATATCAGTGTCAGACTCCGGTTGGGGCAACATTGatgaagtgttttgtttttagggGTTTGGTGAAGCTGTGGAGCTCCTTGACTCTGTTGGGTTTCTACCAGAAGCAGAAGTGTGCCTTCAGAGTGATGCAGGTAGGAAGATGTACTCTTACTGCGTTATCTCACGtcctgaccttttttttttttgcttcatgaTCTAATTTTAATTCCAGTATGATATGCAGGAGTTGTTCTACACATTTGATACCCATTTTCTTAATTACTGGCATTTGAGAGATAAATTGCGGTGTTTAACTCTGGCTGAGGTTGCTTCTCTTGTGTCTTGAGGTGTCTCCGTTCCTGCTGGCACTGACAGCAAACAGCCGAGAGCTGCAGCTGGACTGAGGCTCATCCTTCAGGATGAGGTCCATGTGGGGTCAAGTCAGAACTTTGCTGTCCTCCTCCATATTCACTGGGGCCCCTCATTGCTGCTGTCAGCTCCACATCGGCCAGCGAGCCTCCCTCACTAAAGTCTTCTCCTCCCGCCATGTGGAACTTTTTGCCGAGCTGACGGGTGATACCAACCCCCTACACCTGGACTCGGCCTACGCGGCCACGACCTCCTTTGAGACGCCCATCGTCCACGGCGTCCTCATTAACGGGCTGATCTCTGCTGTGCTGGGCACGAAGATGCCAGGCCGCGGCTGCGTCTTCCTTTACCAGGAGATCCGATTCCCGGCGCCACTCTACATTGGTGAGGAGGTGCTGGCCGAAGCTGAAGTTCGCAAGATTAAGATGTCGTTTGCTTTCATTGCCGTGAAGTGTGCAGTCAAAGACAAAGTGGTAATGGAGGGCGAAGTGATGGTGATGATGCCTGAGGAGCAGCAGAGGGACGAATGAAGGAATGAAGGAAGGTCAGATGTGACCTTGATAACCTCAAGGTTAtcaaatattgacaaaaacGGGAAGACGGTGTCAAGCTCCATGTCCGTCAAGTTCATTTGTGGCgtttttctcacatttattGTTGTTACTGATTTTTCGTCGATTAATGATAGTACACTTAAATCTCTACATCAGTTTTCACAGAATCGCaaggatgttttttgtttgtctgaCATGCTTTGCAGTTTGCTTGCctcacattaaaaacaaaatattttaataatctCCAAATAATCTCTGAATAGTTGTCTCTATGTGCTATTTGATGGACTGGCGATTAGTCCCGCGTGTACATTGTCTCCCAcccaaagtcagatgggatacgCTCCAGCTCAGtagtgaccctaatgaggacacgTGCtggagaaaatgaatggatggtctttatgtatgtacattatgcaacaattttatttattgactaGAATTTACCGTTTAAAATTGTATGTCATTGGTCCGGTTTGGCATCATgctttttacatatttcttgACCATTTTCTACATGATGAGCGCCTCCTCATTCCTCCCGACCAGCAGATGGCAATAACGCGCCCTCGTAATCTCCGGTTCCGGACACATTGGCGCTTTAGCTCTTGATTACCGTGAATCGAAACTGCACTTTCTCTCCAGCCGAGCTCCAGGTTTGATTCCACTGGTTACAAGCTGACAGTCCGGCGTTGGGATCAACACTTAACCGTTCACCCTCCGGGATGTCTTACCTGGAGAAGCCAGCCCCAGGGAGGCTGTTGCTGGACGACACAGTTCCCCTGACGGCGGCAATCGAAGCAAGCCAGAACCTGCAGTCCCACACGGTGAGTGCTACTTGCATTTTACCGTGAAGAGCAACACAACTAATAGTATAAACGCAATCTTTAAGGGACTCGGAGTGATGCTCGATGACGAAATTGTCACTGGTTACAATATCTAAATGACGTCTATTATAACGTTATCTGTAAAAAGCTCACAGTCAGGAACTGCGATTAAGCAATTTCCTGGAAGTGCTTAACTGTGACTCAGAGCTTTTGGAATATTGATAATATTCCATGGAAGCTTCTTTTTTGTCGATTTGGACACCATCGAAGGCGACGCTTGGTCTTATTGTCGCGGTGCTATTTGAACGCCATCAAACAAACATGTAATAATAGCATTGTCTTTAGTTGATATTGTTGACCCAAGCTTGTGATGGTTCTGGTATTCTCGTGTCCGATAATGGAAGCACAAGCTGTTGTTGACAGTTTAGCTGGGCTTAACTGCTGCCTGACAGTTAGCTTAGCATGCTACCGCTAATGCCATCCCTAACACTTACGGT from Dunckerocampus dactyliophorus isolate RoL2022-P2 chromosome 8, RoL_Ddac_1.1, whole genome shotgun sequence encodes:
- the LOC129186787 gene encoding hydroxyacyl-thioester dehydratase type 2, mitochondrial-like yields the protein MRSMWGQVRTLLSSSIFTGAPHCCCQLHIGQRASLTKVFSSRHVELFAELTGDTNPLHLDSAYAATTSFETPIVHGVLINGLISAVLGTKMPGRGCVFLYQEIRFPAPLYIGEEVLAEAEVRKIKMSFAFIAVKCAVKDKVVMEGEVMVMMPEEQQRDE
- the rpp14 gene encoding ribonuclease P protein subunit p14 — protein: MNPHKDDKPSIYKRVVLKDASPYQYLKVCLELEKSSTRLSAVELKHFIITGLKSLFGEVGASLYFDILKYDRDTRTALLRVCSRGLVKLWSSLTLLGFYQKQKCAFRVMQVSPFLLALTANSRELQLD